ATATAGTTGATCGATGTGTGCGATCCTCGAGCagacattttcatttttaagtaCAATACTTTTGCTAGCAATATCAGCATGAGTGGGTCAAGTATTGGAGGAGattaaatggagagagagagcattgaGATCAAAACCTTCAATCCAAGTAAAACATCTACATTTGTTCAGTCTGCATAATCGATACAATTATATCGAGTGAATAAGATGAGAGAAGCGAGAGTGTGAGAAAGAGGAAGGGGAAGCCATGGCATCCTTCCTGCTCTTTTATCTCCTTAAGATAGAAAGAGTGACGTGATGGTTCAAAATTACTATTAGTAGAACAATGAACAATACTAGAATAATTTTTACTCTTGTTTTCGTGTGATTGACtaaaattttcacattgatCCACTTCTCACAAACGAAAAAACCTTCACTAGAGTGCTCACTGGAGGCGAGTTTCAAATCTCCACTGGCTTCATGAGAAGTAATGCGCCATACTCGGGCCAATCGAGTTGCACGAAATCAGACAATAATTGATAGATCTTACATATTCTCTCGAATTAGTTAATCACATTTACTAACAGGATCTCGTATTGTCACTGGCTACCACTACACCGCTTTCACCTTTATGAAACCCATCATCAATGCATGCTCCCCACACTAAATGCAAGCAACCTGTGTGCCCCTTCAAGATAAGATGCTTACCCTCTTTGGGAGATGAGACAATGCAAGAAGAGACAAACCCTCCGACAGCATCCCACGATCCAAAACGAAATCATTCGCAACATAATTTGTCCTCGACTCGACGTTCCCATCAAATTCTCTCATCACGGGTCATCTGTTgtagttagagagagagagagagagagaatcaatccCTCCAAATTAGCCCACACCAAACCACAGCAAATGTCCACCCCTCCTGTCCATCCTTTGCCTCTTTCCCCAAAACCTAGCCAACCTGTATCCTCCCACGACAGACCAATGGTCCCCCGCCACGTGTCGCCACGCCCCACATCCCTTTGCTCTTGATCATAATGGCTGACAGCCCCACCAGCAACACTCAGTAGCCCAAGCTCaagcagaaaaagaaaggatcgaTACTCTCTCCATAGCTGGCGATGTTCAAGAAAAGGCATCATTTCTTGATCATTAGAATGGTGTCTTCTTGGTTCGTGTCATCGGCAATCATTGTGTCCTTCCTGGCCCTGCCTTCGCAATCTCTTGCTTCCAAGCAGCTCAACTCAGCGACGCTGCCCGCCACCGCGATCTCGTCCCCGCCGGCCCTGTCGTCGGACCCCCTCGTGCTGCCTTTCCAAGGGCTCTCGCCGGACATCGCCCCTCTCCTGCCCTCCCCAGGTGCCGCCGTGCCGGCCTCCGGCGGGTCCTCCTCCATCCCCACCATCCCCTCCACTCCGAGCCCACCGAACCCGGACGATGCCCCTCTCGGCCCGGCGGTTGCGCCGGAGGACCCGTTGATGGCTTCCTCCGCAATTCGCACGAAGCCGATCGTAGCCATGAAGGTGGTCGCATTTTCTATTTGGGCAGCATCTTGGGCAATGCAGCTTCTGAAAATGTgagcttcttttctttattatttatttatttctcttttcggGTAATTACTAGGAAAATTAGATTAAGATGGGTGTGCTGGGTGCTCACCAGTTCATTGAAAAGCCATCACATTCATTACTTTCATAATGTAATTTAGATTTTATGTACATCTACTCCCTCTTTTGTGCAGTAATTAGCTCCTTCTTTTAAGGCAAGAAAGTTCCACGATATTCGTCTAATCGCATAATTCTTCTCGAGTCTATTTTTGGTTGCGACGAGGTGGTGTCGGGGCTAATTTTGGGGTACGAAACAAAGTCCACTCGTGTTCTCAAAGAAATTGAATTCGAAATCCCACGGTTCTTGAGGCTAAATTTGCAATTTCATGGTAAAATTGCGCTAAAATTCTGGGGCATTTTTTTGGGGGAGCAAGGGGAAAGCGAGGGTGAATTAGGTGACCGGATAAAGCAAAGGGGAACCAGTCACATGTGGGGATTACCTAATCAAAGTGGTTTTGGTGCAATGATCAGAGTGATAATTCAAGGTTTGGGTAAATGGATTTGACCGTGATTTCGTTTAAAATTTATGCTCCAGATTTCGAAAAGGGGAGTCGGTGGTCATGTGACCCGATAAGGGGTACCATGACCTAGGGCCTAGTTGCATTATTGCACTGGCCTGTGGAAATGTCATGGGGAAAGAGCTAGCAATAGGAACATAATGTGGGACAAATTCATGTGTATATATGGACATATGCAGATGTGGGGGTTTGCACGATGCTAGAGGATCACGAGATGACacgaattttctttttcgtttttgaTAATCCAAAGATACCGATGTGAAAATCCAGTTATCCGAATGCTCATGTTACCCTTACTAACGTAACAAACCAGCTAAGATCAGCTTTTGATCTGTGCAAATGACCCTGTCCTCCTTGAACAGCTTTACATATAGTCAATGAGATTATAAGTATAACGAGTGACTTTTAGTTTCTAAACTCAACGCCTCAACTAACTACACCAACGCCTCAACCAACTACACCAATCCCAAGGGttgcatgattttttattttttaggccACGTGGAAGATTACACAGTTTTACGAGACAAAATTATagataaaaactcaaaactaatacatttatgataaaattatctcaaattaatttttttatcataaatttttttttttaaattagtatatttgtgaaaaaattatcattcaTTAGTACCACAGAAGatcacaaattaatatattcatCAATTGTTACCATAGAAGATCACAAATATTGATATATCCATCAATTGTTACGTATCTACCATTTAagcaatttaaagaaaaaaattaatgaaaattaattaatttaaaggaaaaatttatCGGAAACTAATGGAGAGAATATTTGTCATAGTTATCTTCCAATCAAgcaatttgaaggaaaaatttaatggaaactaattaatttgaaggaaaaatttaacggaaactaatgaAAGAGAATAATATTTGTCACGGAAGCGATGGTGAGAAGACTCCCCTATCTTCTGTCAAGGCATATGCCTAGTTCAGTTATTCAAGGCGGATGCTTTTTTCATCAACTAATTCATTCAATGTACTTGTGGGGAAGGACAAAAACACTCTCTTACCTTACTCCACCCCTCACCCTCTTCAGCCCTCGAAGTTAGCTTTGGATTTGTATCGATACTACTCGTTTCGGAGAGAAAAAAGTGTGCAATCATAGAAGGTCCAGTTATAGCGAACATGAACATGGCATTTCCATGTCGAAAGAGGAGGAGAGCACAGGGCAACTTCAACATTTCATTGCACGAGGGACGCTCTTGCTAAGCTGACTATCACGCTCAAATGCGAAATCGTGCTTCTAGTATCTTTGGCTTTGGTCGGAGTCTGACCCCGAGCAATTTTACCCACTGATCATTGTAGCATTGAGAGCATGAGAAGGGTACAAATGAGTCCCAAAAACCTAATGGCTCATGGCATGCTTGATGAACCCAATGCCAACGGATGctgatgaagaaaaagacaaccCAATGCACAAACAGCAAGTTCCATTTCAGGCCAAAAATAATGTAACTTTAACATAAAATTCCCATCCAAAACTAGCAAATTCATCTAGTAAGTAGGGAATCCTAActgtggcaaagccacacaaGAGTCACCAACATCCTTCATAAAAAGTACTCGGTTCTTAGAGGAGTCTTAAGAACTAATTTTTCTCAATGAGCTTCTCAATCATATCAGCAGCCTCTTGGACGGTGGTGATGCTCTGAGCGCTCTCTTCCTCCACGCTGATCCCGAATTCCTCCTCAAGCCCCATCACAATCTCCACCTGAACCAAAAAGAACTTGTCAGCCATGAAAAGCTATCGTGAAAGAGCCCACACATTACATATACACACGTAAAGGATGGATCTTTTAGCATAACTATGTTATCTGAGAGGAAATGTCATTTTAAAGTAGCATTTTGAGATATGAAAACAACCTACACTTGACAATGATCTCTTAGGATATGACTATGATCCTTGATATTGGAGTTGTTCAAGAGACAATCATGGACCACAATCAACAGAACTACAACTTCATAGCCATGCCATCAGGCATCTAGTCTCTCAACATTTAAGTGACCACTTCACTAATTGACTGATAATGAGTGCAAGAAAGCTAAAGTCAATGCACGCATGATGCAAGCATGAGCACAACAATTGTCAGGATGAATTGGTGCCAATGGCATTAGTGTTCACAAAAAGGTTGAAGTGATGATGCTTTCAGATATGAAGCGAAGAACCCATATTAGAAGTTAGTGGAGGAGTACCGTGTCAAGAGAATCAGCTCCAAGTGCTGCAAACTTAGAGTCTCCTGTAACGGCAGAGTCATCTGGCAACGCCAACTGCTTCCTCACTATCGCACAGACCTTGTCCACAGTCTCGGGCTTGGCCTGTTAATAAATAAAGATTTTGAAATCTCACTAGTAGCAGCATCAACGAACCAATTTGCATGAATACAGAATTGACGAGTACAAGTGACCAGATTTCACAAATTTGGAGCATAGCCAACAATACACCAGTGACTAATTAGACATCCACAATCCCCCAAATTCTGGCAACTTCATGAATATCGTTCTCTTTTACtaataaaaaaggggaaagataTCATCTAAATAAACCCAAATTCTTACATGAGGCTGGGATATGATGACATACTTATGCCATTTATTTAGAGCATGTGGACAATGAATTACACCGTTGCATTGCATTGAACTTGATGAAGCCTCAAAGCCCTCATTATCATGTTAAGTAGACTATATTGAACCCCAACAAATGAACAGTAGAAGATAATGCATACCGCACATAAAACCTGACGGCGGGATGACCCTCGGCGTGAAACAAGAGACGGATAGCCTTTCGTATTGATGGGCACTGAGACTGATCTCAGACTTGAGATTCTGCTGTTTGATGGCTACAAAAGGCATTGgacaagaaacataaatttttagaaGATAAAGCCATATCTCCTCACATGCAATATAGATTAGTCCACGcttagtaaaaagaaaaataataatctacAAACAAGAAAACAAGTCTAACAtaaagtcataaatataagtCTTCCCAGCTTCAGTTGGCCGCTAAAATTGTTGGCaacaaaaaaggagaaggaTACATAGTGCCAACAAGTAAGGACTAGCACTTCACTAAAATTTTGTCCTGAAGCATTTATCTAAAGCACGAGGCCCCAGATTTGTCCAGCTAAAACGCGTTGAGGTTCATTGGACCCTATCTCATGTCAAGGCCGGCAAGGCTGGCACTTAAAACGAGAATTTGACCATGCTAACAAAAGctattcaatagaaaatttaAGATGGTATTGCCAATTGAAATCGGCATTCCACGAACAAAACCCTTTCTTTTATAAGTGCCAATACACACAGCAAATCATCAGCATCAGCTACATAAAACTCCAAGCACCTTTTGAGATTAGAGAAATGACCTGCAGGCCCTTTCTCCCTTCATTTCGCCTCTCAAAAAATTTCACCTCACCTAGACTTATGTACAATTCTAGCCGTTACTAGTAGACATTggcacaaaaaatgaaaatttcgcTACCAAGGGCAGAGGATGAACAAGTTTCACGGGACACAGGCTCTAAAGATGATAGCTCAACGTGCCAAGCCAATCTCGGTCTCATGAAATTATTTATCTACTAGAACTGTCCTCTCTCATGTCATGTACCAAGCAATATCTCCAGACCATCTAAATACTGATTTTCATCTACATGCCTAAAAAATCATTGTGAATATTTTACAAGCACTTCAAGAATAATCAGTAATCCTCCATGCAACCATTCCGATTCATAAGACAAACTCTTGATTTTTGGGTGAAACAGGAATAATTTTTTgtccatttattttgaaatcCAGCAGATTCCCAGCCGCCAGAACCTCATATTGTAACATCACAAATTTTGAATCTTTATACAGTGTAACCACCGGGTTCATCTACAACAGCATCCACGGGCAACGTAGatcagagagaaagagaacaagAACCGCCGCCACCCACTGAATCTAAGAAACAGCGGCACAAATCGAAGACATCGATCCGAAACAGAGCTCATCCACAACAACCAGTAAAAATCAAAGCTTTCGACACAGAGACAGCGAATCTCGCCGTGAAACAGCGGATCAACAAATACCCAGAAAAGATCAGGGCAAATCATCACCTGGGTCCGCTTCAAAGAGCACGAAGCAAACTTCATGCAAAGGGAGGTTCCAGTAACGGACGCCATCGATTCGAACCAAGAAACGAGAAAGACGAGCGACACGGAGCAAAAACAAGAACTGGAACCAAACTACGATGAACGCTGAGAGCGAGAGGAAGAGATCTGAGACTCCTGAAGAATGAATCACACTGGAGATGTAGAGAGAGACGGAGATGAGAGAGCTATATAAGGAAGGAGGTGTTGTGTTGTGCGGGGTTGTCCTTGTAGGGCAGCGTTTGTTCGTGCGTTGTTGAGAATTGCTGGCTGCACACTCCACTTGGCTGTCCCCGTCTTCCTTGTTAGTATCGAATTGGGATTGTTTGGATTCGGATTTTTCTGCGTCCCCCTCCGGGTTTTAGTTATCCCAACACGGTTTGTGTTTGGTGAAGTGGGTAGCtggggaaaagggaaaaataaaccAAGATTATCGTAATCATCACTCTGTTTTTGTTAATTGTCATGGCCCGTGGGAATGAAATGCTAATCTTATGGGAAATTACAGGAGTAGTCCCTGTGCTATTGCTGATGTTCCATTTTAGTCCCCGTACTTTACCACGTGATATATTTGGCCcgaaaactaaattttttatcacaatTTGAGACAAATTTCGTATTTTTGTATCTCCCAGGTGCTGAATTGGAATAAACAAATCGATTATCGAGACTAATTGCTAGCATTGATCGTCACTTTCCAATCCTTTTTATTAATATAGGAAATCAGTAGCagtggaaaattaaaaatggtcCTAGTACTATTGCCCACGTCCAATTTTGGTCCATGTACTTTATGGTTTGATTGGTTTGGTCTCTAGACTAATTGTCGGTCTCAATTTCAGCcaaattttgtattttgtttaATCGAAATGCAAGCAAAAGATGTTGACTAAGTGCAAAAGGTTAACGTGTAGCGTAGTGCAAAAACTGGTGTCCtaataaaagttattttgaaGAATTTCGCTCATGAGGAGCAAACTAAATTGTTTCAACCCTAAGCTTAGGTTGTTATGTGCACGAAAGATGGTACACGGATAAATAAAATTCACGTAATAGTGTAGGGATGAGTTTTGTAATTTCCCCTGTATTTATCGATGAAAAGTTTAAGCATTTATAACATAAAATTACTTTTCGATGCTACAGTTTTCTTTTGATATAAAGATCACAAATGTTATCACTTTGTGGTTCTCtactaaacatttttcaaataaactaATGTCCTATTATTTTCCCGTGGACTAAGTACTGGTACAGAttgtttctatttttgttctgtTAATTTGGACATATCGATATTGAATTCAGAAGTCAAGTGATATCTATAGTAAATTTATTAGCATGGTCACCCTTAGATAATTGACATGTGGATAAATTCATTACGCAACCACTAAACAGCTTTGAGGATAATTGTTACTTGTAATATTTACTTTTCAAACTTGCAAATTGAATGAAACTTCTTTCATTAACACGATTTCTTGGGCACCACGggtttataatattttttttttgaaagtcaTTGCTTAAGTGCGTAAATTGTAAATTTTCTCCTTTGTTTCCTATGATGGGATCGCATGTAATAGGTGTTCTTTTGTATTAATATATTTAACTTAGGACAATTTCAGAATACTATATTCTATCAAATTAGGAGTTTTATATTTCGAGTACAAGGTCAATCATATTGTCGTCATTATCTTTAATTTGTTAACTTTTTCTATCATTATCCTTATTTTTGTCTTgtgttttggccattttatgaTGGTGTCGTGACCTATCCCTTTAGAGAAAGAATAGGTTCAATAGTTTTGTCCAAAGAACAGGCTTACGGCCCATGATTAAACACGAGCTCTTTCTACCTCATATCTTACGCAACATTAGAgtgttcataattttttttataaagagtCGTCATTAGCTTATTAAGATCAACCAAAAACCAAATGAGGCATGGAAGTGTATCTCACTTCTtaagtaacaaaaaaattttaggttgaggacttggttacactaattaatcaattagtgcctcttgttcatttgaaaaagattttagtCAAGCAGTTcagattgattttgaatttatccactaatatataatgtgatcaTGCATGTGcgcaattattaaaataataactAGCAACCGAGaaagtattaaataaattacaggaCAAAGTGAGAGTCTAATgctaataaataagaaaaatgccaTTCCTAACTAGACTAAAATGAAAACCGCAATCAATATATTGAGAGCATGCAATCAATTGATAATTGAAATAGAATTGTGCAAAAAACGACCTAACATTTGTCTCAAAGAATGTTCAAACCCTATAGTAAAGCCCTAAGggttcaattttgagcatatattttttttttttaagcgaTTTTCACACACTTTAAGTtaaaactactcaaaaactaattcctaacctttagaaaaaataaatttttttgacaatttttcaattaatttttttaatttttttcctaaaaatcaaattttaatatgaaatttAGGCCCTGAGCCAGGCCCTAAGGCCAGGTCCAAATATGGGCTGGAGGAAACCTTTGGCTCAGGGTcatgaaaagaggaaaaaggcaagaaaTGAAGCGGGCTCATTTACTTGAGCGCAATCCGCTTCTAATAGGAGAAACCCAAGAATAAGCACTCTAATCACAATTAGAAACAAGCCCCGATCCATCAAACCAACTTGAACCCCAAGGGCACCAACACAAACGCTACCGGTGAGTGCCACCACCAACCTTGTACCTTCACCGGTCGTCCACTCCGATAGCCACTCGTCAGCCGACATCCCCACTGCTGGCCGAGAACCACACCACTCGGCCAACACCAACACAACAGAAAAAAAACGGCGGGACCAAGGCAAACATAGCCACGAGCGGCCCCCAAACAACGTCAAGCTCGAAATCGTAGCAAAATGGTAAGATTAACAACATGTGGGGATGTCAACTCAGCCTCGAACAAAGTGTTAGAAGTTTGGTAGAGAGTGAAGTTTGAAATTCCCTTCTATATCATTCATGTGTATAATTACATCACCTTTTATAATACAATAGATCTGAATCTATAAGGAatgaaaaaatacaataaatcaaataaaagaatattCCCCACAATCAAGATCATTTAAGATCAATTCCTATCAACATGAGATCAATTAAGACAACTAACTATCAGCAACCGtatcttcaacactccccctcaagcttgGCGGCCTATACACATCaaagacgcctagcttgcttaATAGATACGAATGTTGCTTCTGACATAAGGCCTTGGTAAAAATGTCCACGGGTTGCTCTGCCGTTCTTATTCCATTTGTTCTGATCACCCCACTTTGAATCTTGTCTCAGATGACATGATAGTCAACTTCTATGTGTTTtatcatttcatgaaaaactggattcATTACAAGTTTCAGTGTAGGATCGTTATCGCAATATAAGATGGTGGGCTGATTCACTTGTATACCAAGATCTTGAAGAAGGCCTCTTATCCAGACTATCTCGCAGTTAGTTTTTTCCATCGCTCGATATTCTGCCTCGTCGGATGATAAGGAAACAGTCGATtacttctttgtcttccatgaaagtagaGAATCTCCTAGCTTTATATAGAAACCCGTAATAGATTTTCTACTCATAGGACAAGAAGCATAATCCGTGTCGGAATATGCTGACATCTCTATGTTACTGTCTCAAGATAACAATATTCCCAATCCTGGACATCCTTTCAAGTATTTTATAACCTTTAATGttgcattcatgtgagactgtTTTGGAGCATGCATGAACTGACTGAGAGTTTCTACCGCATAACAAATGTCGGGTCTAGTCAGAGTCAAATAGATGAGTGTTCCAACAAGTCTTTGATAAGTAGAGGGGTCCTTAACTAAAGGGTCCTTGTTTATGGGTGACAATCTTTTGTCATATTCAGTTGTTGTCAACCTAACATTATGTTCGATTGGAATAACAGTTAGCTTGGATCTCAACAATCCTACTTCTGAGATAATTTCCAAGACAAATTTGCGTTGGCTAAGACAAATGCCTTTATTTGACCATGCAATTTCTATCCCAATGAAGTATTTGGGAGATCCCAAATCCTTAATGTGAAATGTAGAATGCAGGtattttttaaatctataaatGGCAGAtgcatcatttcccataattagtatatcatcgacatatatgaGTAGGTAGATTGACGATGTACATTGTTTCCATGTGAATAAAGCATAGTCATGTCTGGATTGTTGAAACTTTGCAATTACAAGTGCATCAGTGAATTTGATGTACCATTGATGAGAAGCCTGTTTGAGGTCATATAGGGATTTCCAGAGACGACATACATTATTCTCCCCTTGTTTACGAAATCCTTGTGGAAGattcatataaatttcttctttgagatcaccatgaagaaaagcattgtGGACATCCATCTAATGAAGAGGCCAATCACGTAGAGCAGCAATAGAGAGGAAAGACCGCACTTTGACTTCCTTTGCAACAGGAGAGAATGTTTCCGTATAATCAAATCATTCCCTTTGTGTGAATTCCTTTGCAACTAATCTGGCTTTATAACGTTTAATAGATCTGTCTGCTTTGTATTTGATCTTatatacccatttgcaacctATGGGTTTTCGATGCAGAGGTAGTTGAACAATATCCCAAGTCTGATTCTCCATAAGGGCTCGCAATTCATCTTCCATTGCCCGTCGCCAACGAGGATCTTTGGTTGCCTCGTCATATGATGAAGGTT
The nucleotide sequence above comes from Eucalyptus grandis isolate ANBG69807.140 chromosome 2, ASM1654582v1, whole genome shotgun sequence. Encoded proteins:
- the LOC104425620 gene encoding classical arabinogalactan protein 25-like is translated as MFKKRHHFLIIRMVSSWFVSSAIIVSFLALPSQSLASKQLNSATLPATAISSPPALSSDPLVLPFQGLSPDIAPLLPSPGAAVPASGGSSSIPTIPSTPSPPNPDDAPLGPAVAPEDPLMASSAIRTKPIVAMKVVAFSIWAASWAMQLLKM
- the LOC120289217 gene encoding acyl carrier protein 1, chloroplastic-like, which translates into the protein MASVTGTSLCMKFASCSLKRTQPSNSRISSLRSVSVPINTKGYPSLVSRRGSSRRQVLCAAKPETVDKVCAIVRKQLALPDDSAVTGDSKFAALGADSLDTVEIVMGLEEEFGISVEEESAQSITTVQEAADMIEKLIEKN